A stretch of the Paenibacillus dendritiformis genome encodes the following:
- a CDS encoding stalk domain-containing protein, which produces MNKTIAASIALAIALTSAQPFAAPASAMNDQGTTVPVEQERNFYDEYVKQFVHNENGEIIGTTRGTSLNKDWLKLVSERQSLTVDGQYVDAVIVLDGNYLLIPLRPVMESAGYDLTWNAKKKSVEAVKGALWTSVELNKDQFNYAKMPIRLGKAPVLKDKTMYVPLQFATEVLKADVSLNEQGDVTIQSRPDQLPQDSFGGMHWVIVVNGEGIGVPSEDVFTTEEDVMVPAEAIGKALGYAVEHNKDTGAYEFVRGATWIALKEGGTTAAVGNLNVELKTAPLVKDGTLYLPFSSLADVFKVKTGIDPTGVVGIQEGQSE; this is translated from the coding sequence ATGAACAAAACCATTGCGGCTTCTATCGCTTTGGCGATCGCTCTGACGAGCGCGCAACCTTTTGCCGCGCCGGCGAGCGCGATGAACGATCAAGGGACGACAGTTCCCGTGGAGCAGGAACGTAATTTTTATGATGAATATGTGAAGCAATTCGTCCATAACGAGAACGGAGAAATCATCGGCACGACCCGCGGGACGAGTCTCAACAAGGACTGGCTGAAACTCGTCTCCGAGCGGCAGAGCTTGACCGTTGACGGCCAGTACGTCGATGCCGTTATTGTGCTGGACGGGAACTATCTTCTGATTCCGCTGCGGCCGGTGATGGAGAGCGCAGGATACGATCTGACATGGAACGCCAAGAAGAAGTCGGTCGAAGCCGTGAAGGGCGCCCTATGGACGAGCGTGGAGCTGAACAAGGACCAGTTCAACTACGCCAAGATGCCGATCCGGCTCGGCAAAGCGCCCGTGCTTAAGGACAAGACGATGTATGTGCCGCTCCAATTCGCAACCGAGGTGCTGAAGGCGGACGTAAGCTTGAACGAGCAAGGCGATGTCACGATACAGAGCCGGCCGGATCAGCTCCCGCAAGATTCCTTCGGGGGCATGCATTGGGTGATCGTCGTCAATGGCGAGGGCATCGGCGTCCCGTCTGAGGACGTATTCACGACGGAAGAGGACGTGATGGTGCCGGCGGAAGCGATCGGGAAGGCGCTTGGCTACGCAGTCGAGCATAATAAGGATACGGGCGCTTATGAATTCGTGCGCGGGGCGACATGGATCGCCTTGAAGGAAGGCGGGACGACGGCCGCCGTCGGCAACCTGAACGTCGAGCTGAAAACGGCCCCGCTCGTCAAGGACGGCACGCTATATCTTCCCTTCAGCTCGCTTGCGGACGTATTCAAGGTGAAGACGGGCATCGATCCGACCGGCGTCGTTGGAATTCAAGAAGGGCAGTCCGAATAG